In the Corynebacterium anserum genome, ATGGCAGCAATCGCTGGAGCTCGCTTGGCTGGTGCCACGACCATCATCGCGATCGACGTCTCTGACGTAAAACTTCAGCGAGCAAAGGATGAATTCGGCGCAACCCACATCATTAATTCTGCGAACTTGTCTGACGGTGAGCTCGTGGAAAAGGTACACGCTCTCACGGATGGCTTTGGTGTAGACGTGGCCATCGATGCTGTCGGTCGGCCGGAGACTTATAAGCAAGCCTTCTACATCCGTGATCTTGCCGGACGCGTGGTTCTGGTTGGGGTACCAACACCTGAGATGACGTTGGAGCTCCCATTTCTCGATGTTTTTGGCCGCGGCGGAGCACTGAAATCCTCGTGGTACGGGGACTGCCTCCCAGAACGCGATTTTCCCCTGTATGTTGATCTGTTCAACCAGGGTCATCTTCCGTTGGACAAGTTCGTGGATGCTCGCACCACGGTGGACAAAGTGGAGGAGGCTTTCGAACAGATGGAAAAGGGTGAGGTTCTTCGCTCAGTAGTGGAATTTCAGTAGGTGTGACACGCATGGAACAGATGAAAAATTATTCCGAAAGCGGGCTGCGCATTGACCGTGTGGTGACCAGCGGCGTCTTTGCTCTTGACGGCGGGGAATGGGAAGTAGATAACAACATCTGGGTTATCGGCAATGACTCCGAATGCATGATCATTGATGCCGCTCATGATGCACGGCCGATTATCGACGCCGTTGGTGACAGAGAAGTACTGGGTGTCTTGTGTTCACATGCGCATAATGACCACATCACTGTGGCACCAGAGCTGGCAGAGAGACTAGACACGCGCGTCTTCCTCCATCCCGGGGACAAGATGCTGTGGCATGAGACGCATCCAGACTTTGACCCTTTTCAGCTCAAAGATGGCGAGATTGTCCACGTGGCAGGTACTGATCTGAAGGTGTTGAACACTCCAGGGCATTCTCCGGGGTCGTGTTCCTTCTATCTTCCAGAGGCGAAGGTGTTGTTCAGCGGAGATACTTTATTTGCGGGCGGGCCGGGAGCCACCGGGCGTTCATTTAGTGATTTTGACACCATCATTGCCTCTATCGAGGGCACTTTACTGAGTCTTCCAGGGGACACGGAAGTGTACACCGGGCATGGGGATGCTACGTCGATTGGTGCTGAAGCTCCCCATCTTCAAGAGTGGAAGGATCGCGGTTACTGATACCCCGGGCAGTGATCTTGTGCTCGAGCGGCACGGTTTTCGTATGAGCTCGTTGAATGCGGGCTTTAATCGCGCAATCTCTTCGAGGGCAGGAGAGTCAGTGATCCAAAGGAGCGAAGCCGGTGATCTGAGTGGGGAGAGCCGGTTTACCGGGGGAGTAAAGACGGTGATACTCTCGTACTCATGACCTCCATCGACCTCGATATCGTAGGAATGACGTGCGCGTCGTGCGCCCAACGCATTGAGCGCAAGCTCAATAAAATCTCTGGCGTGGAGGCATCGGTCAACTATGCCACGGAAAAGGCACACATCGAGTCATCTGTAGGTGCGGATCCGACCTCGTACATTGATCTCATTGATGGGATGGGCTATCAGGCATTTATTCCAACCCGTGGGGCAGAGACGGCGTCGTCCTCACAGTCGGTGAGCCATAAGGGGGACAGTGAGGCGGAGGAGCTTACTGATGTTGAGCTAGCCGCTAAGCGGGAGTTAGAGAGTCTGCGGCATCGTCTGGTCGTCTCAGTCAGCCTGGCCACACCAGTCATTCTCATGGCGATGATTCCGCCACTTCAGTTCACATATTGGCAGTGGGTATCGTTGGTGCTGGCTACTCCAGTGATCTTGTGGGCAGGATGGCCATTCCACAAGGCGACGTTAGCCAATCTCAGACACGGTGCCGCGACGATGGACACACTCATCACGGTAGGAACATTGGCGGCGTATCTATGGTCGCTGGCGGCTTTGCTCTGTGGTCACGCGGGTATGCCGGGCATGCGCCATACTTGGTCAATACTCCATTCACATACCGAACCTCTTGGAGATATCTACTTCGAGGTTGCCGCGGGCGTGGTGACATTTGTGCTGGCTGGCAGGTATTTCGAGCACCGCTCAAAAAAACGAGCTGGAGATGCTGTGCGTGAACTGACCCGGCTTGGATCAAAATATGCATCGGTGCTGCAAGGGAACCCGGCAACGGAAGTACTCATACCGGTTGATCAGCTACAGGTGGGTCAGCGCTTCGTTGTACGTCCAGGTGAGAAGATAGCGACCGATGGAGTGGTCCTTGAAGGCACATCCGTGGTTGATGAGTCGATGTTGACTGGCGAATCCGTACCGGTGGACGTATCGCCGGGATCTGCGGTGACGGGAGCGACGGTCAATGCTTCTGGCCGTGTGATCGTTGAAGCAACTCGTGTGGGAAGTGACACCACGCTGGCGCAGATGGCTCAGCTGGTGGAGCAGGCGCAATCAGGTAAAGCACAGGTGCAGCGGCTTGCTGATCGAATCTCGGGGATTTTTGTGCCGGTGGTCATAGGGCTCGCCGTGCTTACTCTCGTGGCCTGGTTGCTGTTGTCCGGTGACGTCTCCGGAGCGTTGAGTTCTGCAGTCGCCGTATTGATTATCGCCTGTCCGTGCGCTCTTGGTTTAGCGACGCCCACAGCACTCCTCGTTGGCACCGGACGCGGGGCGCAGCTAGGCATTCTCATCCGAGGTCCCGAAGTGCTCGAGAGCGCTCGTGGGGTGGATACCGTTGTGTTGGATAAAACGGGAACTGTCACTAGCGGTGAGATGTCTGTTGTTCGAGTGACACCGAACCAGGGCTGGAGCGACGATGAAGTGCTCGCTGTGGCTGGCGCTGTCGAGAAGAATTCTGAGCACCCGGTGGGAAGAGCCATTGCGGACAGGGCTGCGCAGTACCTCGGCACACTGGCATTTAGTGTGGAGGACTTTGAGAACCTTCCGGGCCGGGGAGTACAGGCTCGCGTGGATGAGCGCGCAGTTCAGGTCGGTCGTGGGTTTGCCTCTACGGAAGCGTTGGAATCCCTGGCCGCTTCCGTGGGGGACGAGCGGCAGTCCGTCGGTACGGAGGTACCTGTGGTTGTAGACGGCGTCTTGGCTGGGGTGATTGCCGTCTCGGATACTGTTCGGCCAACGAGTGCGCAGTCTATAGAGAAGCTGCACGATATGGGGCTCAGAGTGGTGCTGTTAACCGGTGATAGCGACCAGGTCGCTCAATCGGTGGGGGACGAGATCGGTGTAGATGAGGTGATAGCGGAAGTACTGCCGGAAGATAAGGTCTCTACCGTGGCCCGTCTGCAAAACGATGGCCACGTTGTCGCGATGATCGGTGACGGCGTTAATGATGCTGCTGCTTTGGCTCAGGCGGATCTGGGCATGGCCATGGGGCGGGGAACTGATGCAGCGATTGAAGCGTCAGATATCACCTTGATTCGCGATGACCTAACCGCTGCGGTTGATGCTTTGGCGTTGGCCCGGCGAACACTGGCGACGATCAAGGGGAACCTTTTCTGGGCC is a window encoding:
- a CDS encoding heavy metal translocating P-type ATPase: MTSIDLDIVGMTCASCAQRIERKLNKISGVEASVNYATEKAHIESSVGADPTSYIDLIDGMGYQAFIPTRGAETASSSQSVSHKGDSEAEELTDVELAAKRELESLRHRLVVSVSLATPVILMAMIPPLQFTYWQWVSLVLATPVILWAGWPFHKATLANLRHGAATMDTLITVGTLAAYLWSLAALLCGHAGMPGMRHTWSILHSHTEPLGDIYFEVAAGVVTFVLAGRYFEHRSKKRAGDAVRELTRLGSKYASVLQGNPATEVLIPVDQLQVGQRFVVRPGEKIATDGVVLEGTSVVDESMLTGESVPVDVSPGSAVTGATVNASGRVIVEATRVGSDTTLAQMAQLVEQAQSGKAQVQRLADRISGIFVPVVIGLAVLTLVAWLLLSGDVSGALSSAVAVLIIACPCALGLATPTALLVGTGRGAQLGILIRGPEVLESARGVDTVVLDKTGTVTSGEMSVVRVTPNQGWSDDEVLAVAGAVEKNSEHPVGRAIADRAAQYLGTLAFSVEDFENLPGRGVQARVDERAVQVGRGFASTEALESLAASVGDERQSVGTEVPVVVDGVLAGVIAVSDTVRPTSAQSIEKLHDMGLRVVLLTGDSDQVAQSVGDEIGVDEVIAEVLPEDKVSTVARLQNDGHVVAMIGDGVNDAAALAQADLGMAMGRGTDAAIEASDITLIRDDLTAAVDALALARRTLATIKGNLFWAFAYNVAALPLAALGLLNPMLAGAAMALSSVFVVSNSLRLRSFA
- a CDS encoding MBL fold metallo-hydrolase; the protein is MEQMKNYSESGLRIDRVVTSGVFALDGGEWEVDNNIWVIGNDSECMIIDAAHDARPIIDAVGDREVLGVLCSHAHNDHITVAPELAERLDTRVFLHPGDKMLWHETHPDFDPFQLKDGEIVHVAGTDLKVLNTPGHSPGSCSFYLPEAKVLFSGDTLFAGGPGATGRSFSDFDTIIASIEGTLLSLPGDTEVYTGHGDATSIGAEAPHLQEWKDRGY